A section of the Bryobacteraceae bacterium genome encodes:
- a CDS encoding hypothetical protein (possible pseudo, internal stop codon) — MSHRFQFLRPAPPAPPLPPEEVERLYPRFRWQILEATFIGYATFYLVRNNLPVVSKEMGEALVYSKSQIGDMLAATAISYGIGKFLMGAWSDRSNPRYFMPLGLLLTALCNFLFGSVASYPVHLLLWTLNGLFQGMGWGPCGRSLGHWFSVRERGTIFAVWNIAHNLGGGLTGLIAAYSAHRLGWQYAFYVPGLLAVLCAMYLVARLRDTPQSVGLPPVEVYRGDAREPDEARERELGTRELLLHQVLNNRVLWLFAAANFFVYIARYSLLDWGPTYLKEVKGASLTEGGLSTAVFEFAGIFSTLLMG, encoded by the coding sequence ATGTCCCATCGGTTCCAGTTTCTTCGCCCGGCGCCGCCGGCGCCGCCGCTGCCTCCAGAGGAGGTTGAACGGCTGTACCCGAGATTCCGATGGCAGATTCTGGAGGCCACCTTCATCGGCTACGCGACCTTTTATCTGGTGCGCAACAATCTGCCGGTGGTCTCCAAGGAGATGGGCGAGGCGCTTGTCTATTCCAAGAGCCAGATCGGCGACATGCTGGCGGCCACGGCCATTTCGTATGGGATCGGCAAGTTCCTGATGGGCGCGTGGTCGGACCGCAGCAATCCCCGCTATTTTATGCCGCTCGGGCTGCTGCTGACGGCGCTGTGCAACTTTCTGTTCGGCTCGGTGGCCAGCTATCCGGTCCACCTGCTGCTGTGGACGCTGAACGGGCTGTTCCAGGGCATGGGCTGGGGGCCCTGCGGCCGGTCGCTGGGCCACTGGTTCAGCGTGCGGGAGCGCGGCACGATCTTCGCCGTCTGGAACATCGCCCACAACCTGGGCGGCGGACTCACCGGGCTGATTGCCGCTTACAGTGCTCACCGGCTTGGCTGGCAATATGCCTTTTATGTTCCGGGGCTGCTCGCGGTACTGTGCGCCATGTACCTTGTGGCCCGGCTTCGCGACACGCCGCAATCAGTGGGTTTGCCGCCCGTGGAGGTCTATCGGGGCGATGCGCGCGAGCCGGACGAGGCGCGCGAGCGCGAACTGGGCACGCGAGAGCTGCTGCTGCATCAGGTGCTGAACAACCGCGTGCTGTGGCTGTTCGCCGCAGCCAATTTCTTTGTCTACATCGCGCGGTACAGCCTGCTGGACTGGGGCCCGACGTATCTGAAGGAGGTCAAGGGCGCCAGCCTGACTGAAGGCGGCCTGAGCACGGCCGTATTTGAATTCGCGGGCATCTTCAGCACCCTCCTCATGGGATAG
- a CDS encoding acetylxylan esterase produces the protein MKITRRACFPIAALPLLRAQLPQGFNYDETKVPHYTLPDPLCFSDGSPVRSARDWPRRRAEIFSLFEQHVYGRMPAGRPPGLRFEVLTQAEPALGGAALRKQIRILFSGKQDGPKMDLLLYLPPNSTAKAPVFLGLNFQGNHTVRNDPGILLNPNVERDRRVSGRPLDRPPETLRGAAASRWAVEKISSAGFALATAYYGDITPDRANAFAEGVHALFWRPGQTERAADDWGAIGAWAWGLSRALDCLEQEPAVDARRVAVMGHSRLGKTALWAAAADPRFALVISNNSGCMGAALSRRRFGETVASISRTFPWWFCRNFLEYAGREDALPVDQHELLALAAPRPVYIASAAEDLWADPRGEFLSAVHASPVWRLLGKKGLPAKEMPPLHQPVMGDLGYHIRAGKHDVTDYDWEQFIAFARMHFRLK, from the coding sequence ATGAAGATCACGCGCCGCGCCTGTTTCCCCATCGCCGCCCTTCCCCTGCTGCGCGCCCAGCTCCCTCAGGGTTTCAATTACGACGAGACGAAAGTTCCGCACTACACGCTTCCCGACCCGTTGTGCTTTTCCGATGGATCTCCGGTCCGCTCAGCGCGCGACTGGCCGCGCCGCCGCGCCGAGATCTTCTCGCTGTTCGAGCAGCACGTCTACGGGCGCATGCCTGCCGGACGCCCGCCAGGCCTGCGCTTCGAGGTGCTGACACAGGCTGAGCCGGCCCTCGGCGGGGCGGCGCTTCGCAAGCAGATCCGCATCCTGTTTTCGGGAAAACAGGATGGACCCAAAATGGATCTGCTGCTGTATTTGCCGCCGAATTCAACCGCAAAAGCGCCGGTATTTCTTGGCCTCAATTTCCAGGGCAACCACACGGTCCGGAACGATCCGGGCATCCTGCTGAATCCCAATGTCGAGCGCGACCGCAGGGTCTCCGGCCGCCCCCTGGACCGGCCACCGGAAACCCTGCGCGGCGCCGCCGCCTCGCGCTGGGCGGTGGAGAAGATCAGCTCTGCCGGCTTCGCCCTGGCAACGGCGTACTACGGCGATATCACGCCGGACCGCGCCAACGCCTTTGCGGAAGGCGTCCATGCGCTGTTCTGGCGTCCCGGTCAGACAGAGCGCGCCGCAGACGATTGGGGCGCCATCGGCGCCTGGGCGTGGGGCCTGAGCCGGGCGCTGGACTGCCTGGAGCAGGAGCCCGCCGTGGACGCCCGCCGCGTGGCCGTGATGGGACATTCGCGGCTGGGCAAGACCGCCCTTTGGGCCGCTGCGGCCGATCCGCGATTCGCCCTGGTCATTTCCAATAATTCCGGCTGCATGGGCGCGGCGCTCAGCCGCCGCCGCTTCGGGGAAACCGTCGCCTCCATCAGCCGGACATTCCCCTGGTGGTTCTGCCGCAATTTCCTTGAGTATGCCGGCCGCGAGGACGCACTCCCGGTGGACCAGCACGAGCTGCTGGCGCTGGCGGCGCCCCGGCCCGTCTACATTGCCAGCGCCGCCGAAGACCTCTGGGCCGACCCGCGCGGAGAGTTCCTCTCGGCGGTTCATGCTTCGCCGGTGTGGCGGCTGCTCGGAAAAAAAGGCCTCCCGGCGAAGGAAATGCCGCCGCTGCATCAGCCCGTCATGGGCGATCTCGGCTACCATATCCGCGCCGGAAAGCACGATGTCACTGATTATGATTGGGAACAGTTCATTGCTTTTGCGCGGATGCATTTTCGCCTGAAATGA
- a CDS encoding diguanylate cyclase response regulator: MFDGEVAPVRVLVADDSLVMRRLLEASLAGWGYEPVTAADGQQAWALLSADDPPPIAILDWMMPGLSGLEICRLLRQRGSPPYVYVILLTARGLREDIVEGMNAGADDYVVKPFDKHELEVRLRAGRRIIDLQTELLRAQERLREQAMRDPLTGIWNRASILEILDRELDRASREDSALGVLLLDLDHFKQLNDTRGHQFGDQALRLFAQRVQASVRSYDSFGRYGGEEFLIIAPHCGRPELMSQAERLRHAVEAQPFILDGAECRLTVSIGASSTEKGGRHASTELIRAADEALYAAKRAGRNCVIYAPVQAFHRVD, translated from the coding sequence GTGTTCGACGGAGAAGTGGCCCCCGTGAGAGTGCTTGTTGCCGATGACAGTCTGGTGATGCGGCGCCTGCTGGAGGCATCGCTCGCCGGTTGGGGCTATGAGCCCGTCACCGCCGCCGATGGCCAGCAGGCCTGGGCGTTGTTGAGCGCAGACGACCCGCCGCCGATCGCGATCCTCGACTGGATGATGCCCGGCCTCAGCGGGCTGGAGATCTGCCGCCTGCTGCGGCAGCGCGGATCGCCTCCCTACGTCTACGTGATCCTTCTCACCGCACGCGGCCTGAGGGAAGACATCGTCGAAGGCATGAATGCGGGGGCCGACGACTATGTCGTCAAGCCGTTTGACAAACACGAACTCGAGGTCCGCCTCCGCGCCGGCCGGCGCATTATCGACCTCCAGACCGAACTGCTGCGGGCCCAGGAGCGGCTGCGGGAGCAGGCGATGCGCGATCCCCTGACCGGGATCTGGAATCGCGCCTCCATCCTGGAAATCCTGGATCGTGAGCTCGACCGCGCCAGCCGCGAGGACTCCGCCCTTGGCGTGCTGCTGCTCGATCTCGACCACTTCAAGCAGCTCAACGACACGCGAGGCCACCAGTTCGGGGATCAGGCGCTGCGCCTGTTCGCCCAGCGCGTGCAGGCTTCGGTGCGCTCCTACGACAGCTTTGGCCGCTACGGCGGGGAAGAGTTCCTGATCATCGCTCCCCATTGCGGGCGCCCGGAGCTGATGTCGCAGGCCGAAAGGCTACGCCACGCCGTCGAGGCGCAGCCCTTCATCCTCGACGGCGCCGAGTGCCGCCTCACCGTCAGCATCGGCGCCAGCAGCACGGAGAAGGGCGGGCGGCACGCCTCGACCGAACTGATTCGGGCCGCCGATGAGGCGCTTTACGCGGCCAAGCGCGCCGGGCGCAATTGCGTCATCTACGCGCCGGTTCAGGCCTTTCACCGGGTCGACTGA
- the czcR gene encoding DNA-binding response regulator has product MSAKRILVIEDEDRIADFIQRGLEGAGYLVDTAPDGQTGLNKIHELEYDLLVLDLMLPDMDGLQVLEKVRNRKVSPPVLILSARSEVEDRVRGLEVGADDYLVKPFAFEELLARVKALLRRGQPVPERLVAGDLVVDCLRRKVTRAGRPIELAPKEFSILEYLVRNRGKPLTRTMIVEHVWDMEYDGLTNIVDVYIRHLRAKIDDPFSFKMIRTIRGTGYMLEADDGASASGSASA; this is encoded by the coding sequence ATGAGCGCCAAGAGAATTCTGGTCATCGAGGACGAGGACCGTATCGCGGATTTCATTCAGCGCGGGCTGGAAGGTGCGGGCTATCTGGTGGACACGGCGCCCGACGGCCAGACGGGCCTCAATAAAATCCATGAGCTGGAATATGACCTGCTGGTGCTGGATCTGATGCTGCCCGACATGGACGGCCTTCAGGTGCTCGAAAAGGTGCGCAACCGCAAGGTGAGCCCGCCGGTGCTGATCCTGAGCGCACGCAGCGAAGTGGAGGACCGCGTGCGCGGCCTCGAGGTCGGCGCCGACGATTATCTGGTGAAGCCGTTCGCCTTCGAGGAGCTGCTGGCGCGCGTGAAGGCGCTGCTGCGGCGCGGCCAGCCGGTGCCGGAGAGGCTGGTGGCCGGCGACCTCGTGGTCGACTGCCTCCGCCGCAAGGTGACCCGCGCGGGGCGCCCCATCGAGCTGGCCCCGAAAGAGTTCAGCATCCTCGAATATCTGGTGCGCAACCGCGGCAAGCCGCTCACGCGGACGATGATCGTCGAACACGTGTGGGACATGGAGTATGACGGCCTGACCAACATCGTCGACGTCTATATCCGCCACCTCCGGGCCAAGATCGACGATCCATTCAGCTTCAAGATGATTCGCACGATCCGCGGAACCGGCTACATGCTGGAAGCCGACGACGGGGCCAGCGCCTCCGGTTCGGCCTCCGCCTGA
- a CDS encoding two-component sensor histidine kinase, whose protein sequence is MTPPGRLPRPPSRPALGLRTRLTLSYLLLFAVVMASVGLTFHQALVVVFHQQAERLLDGEWNALKGFLRARDTDLVWAYDPEHPEEAFTVDRLRRIFLLTDAQGDVLEMSNGYAAIGREAPETVRRVLQSGRQWTVKRSGSRGESYMVRMGPYGAGNRTYFVAIGLPISETERVPARMLAVYAIAAPVMLLAIAVLGWYAAGRALSPLIRVAEAARTVSGGNLSLRILPLGTRDELDELIATFNSMMERLEANFEQMRRFSIDASHELRTPLTAIRGQLEVALLTAKTTEDFRRSISTALEDVERLGRIVQSLLQLAQAETGQIRLNRQPEMLAEVAARLLAQFRPLAEKKRIELHLDAPDACLASVDRLQMERLIGNLLSNAIQYTQEGGRVEVRLRQEGDQAVLEVADNGPGIAEQHLPHIFEKFYRVREGERTAGRGVGLGLAFVQWIARAHGGTVTVHSRVGEGTTFQVRIPSGAETVPVEDATAR, encoded by the coding sequence ATGACGCCGCCCGGCCGTCTCCCCAGGCCGCCCTCCCGCCCGGCCCTGGGTCTCCGCACCCGGCTCACGCTGAGCTATCTGCTGCTGTTCGCGGTGGTGATGGCGTCGGTGGGCCTCACTTTCCATCAGGCTCTCGTTGTCGTATTTCACCAGCAGGCCGAACGGCTCCTGGACGGGGAATGGAACGCGCTGAAAGGCTTCCTGCGCGCGCGGGACACGGATCTCGTCTGGGCCTACGACCCCGAGCATCCCGAAGAGGCCTTCACGGTGGACCGGCTGCGCCGCATTTTTCTCCTCACCGACGCGCAAGGAGACGTGCTGGAGATGTCCAACGGCTACGCCGCCATCGGGCGGGAGGCGCCCGAGACGGTGCGGCGCGTGCTCCAGTCCGGGCGGCAGTGGACGGTGAAGCGCTCGGGTTCTCGCGGAGAATCTTACATGGTGCGTATGGGGCCCTATGGCGCCGGCAACCGCACCTATTTCGTCGCCATCGGCCTGCCCATCAGCGAGACCGAGCGCGTGCCGGCCCGAATGCTGGCCGTCTACGCGATTGCCGCTCCGGTCATGTTGCTGGCCATCGCCGTGCTCGGCTGGTACGCCGCCGGGCGGGCCCTTTCGCCGCTGATCCGCGTGGCCGAAGCGGCGCGCACGGTTTCGGGCGGCAACCTCAGCCTGCGCATTCTGCCGCTGGGCACGCGCGATGAGCTGGATGAGCTGATCGCCACCTTCAACAGCATGATGGAACGGCTCGAGGCCAATTTCGAGCAGATGAGGCGTTTCTCCATCGACGCCTCACACGAGCTCCGCACGCCTCTCACCGCGATCCGCGGCCAGCTCGAAGTGGCCCTGCTGACGGCAAAGACGACCGAGGATTTCCGCCGTTCCATTTCGACTGCACTTGAGGATGTGGAGCGGCTGGGACGCATCGTCCAGTCTCTGTTGCAGCTCGCCCAGGCCGAAACCGGGCAGATCCGCCTCAACCGCCAGCCGGAGATGCTGGCCGAGGTGGCCGCCCGGCTGTTGGCGCAGTTCCGGCCGCTGGCGGAGAAGAAGCGGATCGAGCTCCATCTCGACGCCCCGGACGCATGCCTCGCCAGCGTCGACAGGCTTCAGATGGAGCGCCTGATCGGAAATCTGCTGTCCAATGCCATCCAGTACACGCAGGAAGGCGGCCGGGTCGAGGTGCGGCTGCGGCAGGAAGGGGACCAGGCGGTGCTGGAAGTGGCCGACAATGGGCCGGGCATCGCCGAGCAGCACCTGCCGCACATCTTTGAGAAGTTCTACCGCGTCCGCGAAGGCGAACGGACGGCGGGCCGCGGCGTCGGCCTGGGTCTTGCCTTCGTCCAGTGGATCGCGCGCGCGCACGGCGGCACGGTGACCGTGCACAGCCGCGTGGGCGAAGGGACGACTTTCCAGGTTCGCATCCCATCAGGAGCTGAAACGGTCCCGGTGGAAGATGCGACGGCGCGCTGA
- the arnT gene encoding undecaprenyl phosphate-alpha-4-amino-4-deoxy-L-arabinose arabinosyl transferase has protein sequence MWLAALFSAAVVAFYLDALSATGLLGPDEPRYAAIGREMARSGDWMTPRLWGRPWFEKPPLLYWMTAAAFRLGLGDDLAPRVPVALLSALFLIFQWALLRRLVGEAAAWAATLMLATCAGWAAYSFVAVTDLPLAVFFQTAVLLAWFWMETGRRPALYGAAGALATAVLAKGLVPVVLILPVLWLSRRRWREWLGPAALAAALAAPWFALLLWLHGRAFFDEFFLRHHLSRFTSGELQHVQPFWFYLPVLLAGALPWTPVPLLTGWRAWQDARLKIPFFILIFGFLFFSLSRNKLPGYLLPLLPSFCILSAAGLEKARTAGRALFWTVMLASLAPAAAGMLPEALLYGIRAASFRGLQWELTAALIPAGLLVWWLDGRGRRMAAAALAAVLAGSLLWQVKRSAAPALDELVSARGLWRRAAPNRDRICTLRLHRSWRYGLAYYAGEPLPDCADRPLPLAIDQAPGAFPRIVPLARAGIAGGGRAVE, from the coding sequence TTGTGGCTGGCTGCGCTGTTTTCCGCAGCGGTGGTGGCGTTTTATCTGGACGCGCTGAGCGCCACCGGCCTGCTGGGCCCCGACGAGCCCCGCTATGCCGCCATCGGCCGGGAAATGGCCCGCAGCGGCGACTGGATGACGCCACGGCTCTGGGGCAGGCCGTGGTTCGAAAAACCGCCGCTGCTTTACTGGATGACCGCGGCCGCCTTCCGCCTCGGGCTCGGCGACGACCTCGCCCCGCGCGTCCCCGTGGCGCTGCTTTCGGCGCTGTTCCTGATTTTCCAGTGGGCGTTGCTGCGGCGACTGGTGGGAGAGGCGGCCGCATGGGCGGCGACGCTGATGCTGGCGACCTGCGCCGGCTGGGCGGCTTACAGCTTCGTCGCCGTGACTGACCTCCCGCTTGCCGTCTTTTTTCAGACGGCCGTCCTGCTGGCCTGGTTCTGGATGGAGACCGGTCGGCGGCCAGCCCTGTATGGAGCCGCGGGGGCGCTGGCGACGGCCGTTCTGGCCAAGGGGCTGGTGCCGGTGGTGCTGATCCTCCCCGTGCTGTGGCTGTCCCGCCGGCGCTGGCGGGAATGGCTGGGGCCGGCGGCGCTGGCGGCCGCACTGGCGGCGCCGTGGTTCGCTCTCCTGCTGTGGCTTCACGGGCGCGCGTTTTTTGACGAATTCTTCCTCCGGCATCATCTCTCCCGCTTCACCAGCGGCGAGCTTCAGCACGTGCAGCCGTTCTGGTTTTACCTGCCAGTGCTTCTGGCCGGCGCGTTGCCCTGGACGCCTGTTCCCCTGCTGACCGGATGGCGGGCGTGGCAGGATGCGCGTCTGAAAATCCCGTTCTTCATTCTGATTTTCGGGTTTTTATTTTTCTCGCTGTCGCGCAATAAACTGCCCGGATATCTGCTGCCGCTGCTGCCATCATTCTGCATCCTCTCGGCGGCAGGTCTCGAAAAGGCCCGGACCGCCGGCCGCGCGCTTTTCTGGACGGTGATGCTCGCATCGCTGGCGCCCGCCGCAGCCGGAATGCTGCCGGAAGCGCTGCTGTATGGCATCCGTGCGGCCAGCTTCAGGGGGCTGCAATGGGAACTGACCGCGGCGCTGATCCCTGCCGGGCTGCTGGTGTGGTGGCTGGACGGCCGCGGCCGGCGGATGGCGGCGGCAGCCTTGGCGGCCGTGCTTGCAGGCTCTCTTCTGTGGCAGGTGAAACGAAGCGCGGCTCCAGCACTCGATGAGCTGGTTTCGGCGCGTGGACTCTGGCGTCGCGCCGCTCCGAACCGGGACCGGATCTGCACCCTCCGGCTCCACCGCAGCTGGCGTTATGGACTCGCCTATTATGCCGGCGAGCCGCTGCCAGATTGTGCCGACCGCCCGCTGCCTCTGGCCATCGATCAGGCGCCCGGGGCCTTTCCGCGCATCGTGCCACTGGCGCGGGCCGGTATCGCCGGAGGCGGCCGGGCGGTAGAATGA
- a CDS encoding hypothetical protein (possible pseudo, internal stop codon), whose protein sequence is MVSLLCMVPVLVALGGILLTPPGLLWLDMALFAVIGFFVYPPVMLLGVAGLDFTSKKAVGTAAGFIGLFGYFGRTVQGKGLGWIAQHHGWTPALLAVLACTLLSILLLAATWRLRPKDWKQEAAAETRRRS, encoded by the coding sequence ATGGTGAGTCTGCTGTGCATGGTTCCGGTGCTGGTGGCCCTGGGCGGCATTCTGCTCACTCCGCCGGGCCTGCTCTGGTTGGACATGGCGCTGTTCGCGGTCATTGGCTTCTTCGTCTACCCGCCGGTGATGCTGCTCGGCGTGGCGGGACTGGATTTCACTTCCAAGAAGGCCGTGGGCACGGCGGCGGGCTTCATCGGCCTGTTCGGGTATTTCGGGCGCACCGTGCAGGGCAAGGGGCTCGGATGGATCGCCCAGCACCACGGCTGGACGCCGGCGCTGCTGGCGGTGCTGGCCTGCACGCTGTTGTCGATCCTGCTGCTGGCGGCGACCTGGCGCCTTCGGCCGAAAGACTGGAAGCAGGAAGCGGCCGCAGAGACCCGGCGGCGGTCCTGA